From the genome of Spodoptera frugiperda isolate SF20-4 chromosome 23, AGI-APGP_CSIRO_Sfru_2.0, whole genome shotgun sequence, one region includes:
- the LOC118266669 gene encoding myeloid differentiation primary response protein MyD88, translated as MGEDLGRIKSLPLSCLPLRTRELLSCLLDTPKIIPTDGPVKLPRDWRGLADLVNVSSERAAYIRLQPQKTVKVLEIWQKDSSATVGHLLQHLERLDRFDVYDDLCDDLKDVMSKGELLDKPQVNEQNQIAINNNHINNNNHHNNTSSNDEEREFDPITFDDGPDYEHHYDAFVLYAKEDQKFVDELLTRMSAEGFQLCTADRLQPGHATPYAPITKLMLERCKRIILICSPDFLLIKSNKYYSEYAQAVSIESHTHKIIPIMYRECTLPSNLAFYHRLHYNENEERAMYDFWLKLKQSLQFARATPSRPRIANNNNLSASRLNGTTIPQVKIVELPPSNVIPDYSDDQLFLPSPPTTSLSMSSLNVKAAADTNSLSSISQQSVTSNKKKKKSKIIRRVLKYFRPSKSEEAIMV; from the exons atgGGAGAAGACCTGGGTAGGATAAAATCTTTGCCATTGTCATGTCTTCCTTTAAGAACTCGCGAACTGTTATCATGCCTGCTGGATACTCCAAAAATCATTCCAACCGATGGACCTGTGAAGCTGCCCAG AGACTGGAGGGGCTTGGCTGACCTGGTCAATGTGTCATCTGAAAGAGCCGCCTACATCCGCCTACAACCACAAAAGACTGTAAAAGTATTGGAAATATGGCAGAAAGACAGCTCAGCCACAGTTGGGCACCTGTTGCAGCATTTGGAGCGCTTAGACCGCTTCGATGTGTATGATGACTTATGTGATGATCTCAAAGATGTAATGAGTAAGGGAGAACTCTTAGATAAGCCACAAG tgaatgaacaaaatcaaatagcaataaataataaccaCATAAACAACAATAATCACCACAACAATACCAGTTCCAATGATGAAGAGAGGGAGTTTGACCCGATCACATTTGATGACGGCCCAGACTATGAGCACCACTACGATGCCTTTGTGCTATATGCTAAGGAAGATCAGAAGTTTGTTGATGAGCTTCTGACTAGAATGAGTGCTGAAGGGTTTCAg CTGTGCACTGCGGACAGGCTACAGCCAGGCCACGCGACGCCATACGCCCCTATAACGAAGCTCATGCTGGAGAGGTGCAAGAGAATTATCCTCATCTGCTCGCCAGACTTCCTTCTCATCAAGTCTAACAAGTACTACAGTGAATATGCACAGGCTGTCAGCATCg AGTCACATACCCACAAGATAATCCCGATAATGTACCGCGAGTGCACGTTGCCTTCGAACCTGGCGTTCTACCACCGACTGCACTACAACGAGAACGAGGAGCGCGCCATGTACGACTTCTGGCTCAAGCTCAAACAGTCGCTGCAGTTCGCACGGGCCACGCCCAGCAGGCCACGGATCGCTAACAATaacaa CTTAAGCGCAAGCAGACTGAACGGTACAACAATACCACAGGTGAAGATAGTGGAGCTCCCGCCGAGCAATGTCATCCCAGACTACTCGGACGACCAGCTCTTCCTCCCGAGTCCTCCGACCACGAGCCTGTCCATGAGCTCGCTGAACGTTAAGGCCGCAGCTGACACCAACTCCTTGAGTAGCATCAGTCAACAAAGTGTGACCAGTaacaaaaagaagaaaaagtctaaaatcattCGACGCGTCCTCAAATACTTTCGACCTTCAAAGTCCGAAGAAGCTATAATGGTATAA